A stretch of Tripterygium wilfordii isolate XIE 37 chromosome 11, ASM1340144v1, whole genome shotgun sequence DNA encodes these proteins:
- the LOC120008670 gene encoding glycerol-3-phosphate acyltransferase RAM2-like: MVKPNGGGNSTTPHFPLIHQCTSTGRENDTVVSDMDGTLLCGRSSFLYFALVAFEVGGILRLLFLLLASPIAGILYYFISEAAGIQVLVFATFVGMRVFDIESVARAVLPKFYSSDLHPEAWRVFSSCGKRCVLTANPRIMVEAFLKEYLGADVVIGTEIGVFKGRATGFVKRPGILVGKEKATALKKAFGETSWPPEIGLGDRKTDYPFMKLCKESYIVPANSGVEPISHDKLPKPIVFHDGRLVHKPTPIMALLTILWIPVGFLLACLRVAAGSLLPMPIVYHAFWALGVRVYIKGTPPPPPKKSINQTGVLFICSHRTLLDPIFLSTALGRPIPAVTYSVSRLSEIISPIKTVRLTRDRAVDASMIKKLLQEGDLVICPEGTTCREPFLLRFSALFAELTDELVPVAMANRMSMFHGTTARGWKGMDPFYFFMNPSPAYEVTFLNKLPYEMTCGSGKTSHEVANYIQRSIAGSLSYQCTSFTRRDKYRALAGNDGIVLEKPKLAAKKIMGC, encoded by the exons ATGGTAAAGCCAAATGGAGGAGGAAACTCTACTACTCCTCACTTCCCACTCATCCATCAATGCACATCAACCGGACGCGAAAACGACACGGTTGTCTCCGACATGGATGGAACCCTACTTTGCGGACGAAGCTCCTTCCTTTACTTTGCCTTAGTCGCTTTCGAAGTAGGCGGCATTTTGAGGCTCCTTTTCTTGCTCTTAGCCTCTCCAATAGCTGGAATTCTCTACTACTTCATCTCCGAAGCAGCGGGAATCCAAGTCCTAGTCTTTGCAACATTTGTGGGAATGAGGGTGTTCGACATTGAGTCCGTGGCACGTGCTGTACTTCCTAAGTTTTACTCGAGCGACCTGCACCCGGAGGCATGGCGCGTGTTCTCTTCATGTGGAAAGAGATGCGTCCTCACGGCCAATCCGAGGATCATGGTGGAGGCGTTCTTGAAGGAATATTTGGGTGCGGATGTTGTTATTGGGACTGAGATAGGTGTGTTTAAAGGTAGAGCTACTGGTTTTGTTAAGAGACCTGGGATTCTTGTGGGGAAAGAAAAGGCTACCGCGCTCAAGAAGGCGTTTGGAGAGACGTCGTGGCCACCTGAGATTGGACTTGGTGATAGAAAAACTGATTATCCATTCATGAAGTTGTGCAAG GAAAGCTACATAGTTCCAGCTAACTCTGGAGTGGAGCCTATTAGCCATGACAAGTTACCAAAACCCATAGTATTCCACGATGGCCGGCTAGTCCACAAACCCACGCCAATCATGGCACTACTAACCATCCTCTGGATCCCCGTTGGCTTCCTATTAGCCTGCCTACGAGTCGCGGCCGGTTCTCTACTCCCAATGCCCATAGTATACCATGCCTTTTGGGCACTGGGTGTCCGTGTCTACATCAAAGGCACCCCGCCACCACCACCCAAAAAATCCATAAACCAAACAGGAGTCCTTTTCATTTGCTCTCACCGAACCCTGCTTGACCCTATCTTCCTTTCCACAGCCTTGGGCCGCCCAATCCCCGCCGTCACATACTCCGTCTCTCGCCTCTCCGAAATCATCTCCCCCATCAAGACCGTCCGCCTCACTCGAGACCGTGCCGTGGACGCTTCCATGATCAAAAAATTGCTTCAAGAAGGTGACTTAGTTATATGCCCTGAAGGAACAACTTGTAGGGAACCATTTTTGCTTCGGTTCTCCGCCTTGTTCGCGGAATTGACTGATGAGCTCGTTCCTGTAGCGATGGCTAACAGAATGAGCATGTTTCATGGCACGACGGCGAGAGGGTGGAAAGGGATGGACCCATTTTACTTCTTTATGAATCCAAGTCCAGCTTATGAGGTGACGTTCTTGAACAAGTTGCCTTATGAGATGACTTGTGGTTCGGGCAAAACGAGTCATGAAGTTGCGAATTATATACAAAGGTCGATTGCTGGTAGTTTGTCCTATCAGTGCACCAGCTTCACTAGGAGGGATAAATATAGGGCATTGGCTGGAAATGATGGCATTGTTCTTGAGAAACCTAAGCTTGCAGCCAAAAAAATTATGGGTTGCTAG